In Euphorbia lathyris chromosome 10, ddEupLath1.1, whole genome shotgun sequence, a single genomic region encodes these proteins:
- the LOC136208300 gene encoding protein SMALL AUXIN UP-REGULATED RNA 12-like, with protein sequence MKGRFIRACLNKWRKMGTKVIPCEHCCKYYWGFWASIPKDVPKGHLVVYVGQNYKRFVIKITLLQHPLFTALLDQAMDDHYDFITPSKLCIPCDESVFLDVLRRAAKCSPQSRSCFLM encoded by the coding sequence ATGAAGGGAAGATTCATAAGGGCATGTTTGAACAAGTGGAGAAAGATGGGGACCAAAGTGATACCTTGTGAACATTGTTGCAAATACTATTGGGGCTTTTGGGCATCTATTCCCAAAGATGTTCCTAAAGGTCATTTAGTTGTCTATGTTGGTCAAAATTACAAGAGATTTGTCATCAAAATTACTTTACTTCAACACCCTCTTTTCACTGCTTTGTTGGATCAAGCTATGGATGATCATTATGACTTCATTACCCCTTCTAAGCTCTGCATTCCCTGCGACGAGTCTGTTTTTCTCGACGTCCTTCGCCGCGCCGCCAAGTGTTCTCCCCAAAGTAGGTCTTGTTTTCTTATGTAG
- the LOC136208847 gene encoding uncharacterized protein, which yields MTDHPRLSLTNLRTTSHLIKQTTASFSGNLCTFLLLSFLLFSFRSLVENGTHLLTSFIDRDASLKSLLSRLDLAGHHLHLHPHHRIHRLHPRRHRRPFLHLTRVGTLDDDFFSGDDDTDRSLFGPHRKVPPNGSSAILYNFDPKFGYSEVVVDNGIKIPGTVRSGIQFKVDSVVAESSGDSENEKQEDGEEENGSLGLEKGGDLERIVDLQFFIKGLELGRRDAAALFFLVSFLSAAYGWVILGFTAIYSWILGIVFVAVVNDLLGSFSSFIAVVWDGSRLGLKRLTGFILMRWAVRDALTQLIGLWYFGEIEDQYSFFKLFVRLKLMPFSIMSPWIRGFEKEISGFLFTWFLLDAFVAFIFAVDAWVTIVDSRRTGREIVKEGCYLISTMFNQAIQIKTMESVLCGSAARWLLTRVFGKFLAAYFQSAMEVYFMVAWLIFYLSARCKEAHSEGRRFGRRELEGLIDGLR from the coding sequence ATGACCGATCATCCCCGTCTCAGTCTCACCAATCTCCGAACGACGTCGCATCTGATCAAACAAACCACCGCCTCCTTCTCCGGCAATCTCTGCACATTTCTCCTCCTCTCTTTCCTTCTCTTCTCCTTCCGTTCTCTCGTCGAGAATGGGACCCACCTCCTCACTTCTTTCATAGACCGTGACGCTTCCCTTAAATCCCTCCTTTCCCGTCTAGACCTCGCCGGCCaccacctccacctccacccTCACCACCGTATTCACCGACTCCATCCTCGTCGCCACCGCCGCCCTTTCCTCCATCTTACCCGAGTCGGAACCCTAGATGATGATTTCTTCTCCGGAGATGACGACACTGACCGATCCCTCTTTGGTCCGCATCGCAAGGTTCCTCCTAATGGCAGCTCTGCAATTCTTTACAATTTTGACCCTAAATTTGGATATTCGGAGGTGGTTGTTGATAACGGGATCAAGATTCCTGGTACTGTTCGTTCGGGGATTCAATTTAAGGTGGATAGTGTAGTTGCGGAGAGTAGTGGTGATAGTGAGAATGAGAAGCAAGAGGATGGGGAAGAGGAAAATGGATCGCTAGGTTTAGAAAAGGGTGGAGATTTGGAAAGAATTGTAGATTTGCAGTTTTTTATCAAGGGTTTGGAGCTAGGTCGGCGTGATGCTGCTGCCTTGTTCTTTCTTGTAAGTTTTTTATCTGCAGCTTATGGATGGGTGATTCTTGGATTTACTGCTATTTATTCGTGGATATTAGGCATTGTTTTTGTTGCTGTTGTTAATGATTTGTTAGGGAGTTTCTCTTCTTTCATTGCTGTTGTTTGGGATGGGTCTAGATTGGGATTAAAACGACTTACTGGATTCATTCTTATGAGATGGGCGGTTAGGGATGCTTTGACACAGCTGATAGGATTGTGGTATTTTGGAGAGATTGAGGATCAATACTCATTTTTTAAGCTGTTTGTGAGGTTGAAATTGATGCCATTTTCAATTATGTCCCCATGGATTCGAGGGTTCGAGAAGGAAATTTCCGGGTTTTTGTTTACTTGGTTTTTGTTGGATGCATTTGTGGCATTTATATTTGCAGTGGATGCATGGGTTACCATTGTGGATTCAAGGAGAACTGGTAGAGAGATTGTGAAGGAAGGTTGTTACTTGATATCAACCATGTTTAATCAGGCTATCCAAATTAAAACAATGGAAAGTGTACTCTGCGGGTCAGCTGCCAGATGGCTCTTAACTAGGGTTTTTGGCAAGTTTTTGGCTGCATATTTCCAGTCGGCTATGGAGGTTTATTTTATGGTAGCTTGGTTGATATTTTACTTGTCTGCGAGGTGTAAGGAAGCTCATTCAGAAGGCAGGAGGTTTGGGAGGAGAGAACTAGAAGGACTGATTGATGGCCTCAGATAA